One segment of Salvelinus fontinalis isolate EN_2023a chromosome 42, ASM2944872v1, whole genome shotgun sequence DNA contains the following:
- the LOC129841263 gene encoding uncharacterized protein LOC129841263 — protein MADCMVFHTQIASIMEVLANAAVAEICKLVDDDYEVFRLDITQSQKENRALRRKLQLLELKLARERVLACRPSCDKIVDHHGGMSRGERHLTGGHRISVKPAGHNTWIDDQPITVDEGSGTSTQHVIVIESADAEAAGPGGTSLVKQERTEGEEDPQHSRDIQTGAASRAPPVATEDLAAQPRIRHSIAEVSGTQNAVLKSETDTKTLTVTQRLLHTASDPERLGCPPASGSEYLPVFHQSQETVNSLGDGDTLHTGGDLSCSYGTEMDPGNMPLGLETQTDLSKGDWNQYSSSVYSEGCLDNKGEGLVVDKVTVKVEGDVLPTWNADSHLGNRHLDYRESLETNPNVCTSDLHSPLFDQVLNSNDRARAQTQGGGATSGSNKEKRFLCMFCNKGFSCLQRVEIHQRFHTGEKPFSCTQCHMRFAQAGDLKRHQRVHTGEKPFGCHLCRASFSHSSNLKRHLKVHTGERLYTLRKEVLREELPQDTPAQKAFTR, from the exons atggctgactgtatggtttttcacactcaaatagcctccatcatggaggttctagcgaatgcagccgtggcagagatctgtaaactcgtagacgacgactatgAGGTGTTTCGTTTGGACataactcaaagccagaaagaaaacagggcattgcggaggaaactacagctATTGGAACTGAAGCTGGCACGGGAGCGCGTCCTCGCCTGTCGTCCTAGTTGTGACAAGATCGTCGACCATCACGGAGGAATGTCAAGAG GTGAAAgacatctcactggaggccacaggatctctgtgaagccagcaggacacaatacatggatagatgaccaaccaatcactgttgatgaggggagtggaacctcaacccagcatGTTATTGTGATAGAG TCTGCAGATGCAGAGGCTGCAGGTCCTGGAGGAACGTCTCTGGTCAAGCAGGAGAggactgaaggagaggaggacccacAACACAGCAGAGACATCCAGACAGGAGCAGCGTCTAGAGCGCCCCCTGTAGCCACGGAGGACCTCGCCGCCCAGCCCAGGATCCGACACAGCATCGCGGAGGTCAGTGGAACGCAGAACGCCGTCCTCAAGTCAGAGACCGACACAAAGACTTTAACTGTAACACAAAGGCTCTTACACACAGcatcagacccagagagactgggCTGTCCTCCTGCTTCTGGCTCAGAGTATTTACCGGTATTTCACCAGAGCCAGGAGACTGTTAATTCCCTTGGAGATGGTGATACGTTACACACTGGTGGTGATCTGTCTTGTTCTTACGGTACAGAGATGGACCCTGGCAACATGCCCTTGggtttagagacacagactgatcTGTCTAAAGGGGACTGGAaccagtacagtagtagtgtatactCTGAAGGGTGCCTAGATAATAAAGGGGAGGGTCTCGTCGTAGATAAAGTGACTGTGAAAGTGGAGGGCGACGTTCTACCCACATGGAATGCAGATAGTCACCTAGGAAACAGACACTTAGATTACAGGGAAAGCTTGGAGACAAATCCAAATGTGTGCACTTCCGATTTACACAGTCCCCTTTTCGATCAGGTATTGAACTCAAACGACAGGGCTAGAGCCCAGACTCAGGGTGGGGGAGCAACATCAGGCAGTAATAAAGAGAAACGAttcctctgcatgttctgtaacaaaggcttcagctgTCTTCAGAgggtggagatccaccagaggtttcacacaggggagaaacccttcagctgtacccagtgtcacatgcgcttcgcccaggctggtgacctgaagaggcaccagagggtccacacaggggagaaaccattTGGCTGCCACCTGTGCCGGGCCAGTTTCTCACACTCATCTAACCTGAAGAggcacctgaaggtccacacaggagagaggctGTACACACTCCGGAAAGAGGTTCTCAGAGAAgagctacctcaggatacaccagcacAAAAAGCATTCACTCGATAA